The proteins below are encoded in one region of Peptoniphilus sp. GNH:
- the dnaB gene encoding replicative DNA helicase, whose protein sequence is MDDLALKIPPHSEEAEVSLLGAMMLSKEAITSAVEVLRAKDFYSGAHSDIYTAMVSLYNLNMPVDIITVSQELKKFNALEKVGGFTYLSDLCSSVGAVGNAPYYAKIIKEKSTLRELIKTGDDLVSSSYDPASTSESVLERAEQSLFNITQDANKQGLVPIKEVLLQNFSEMQERAKNKTGLTGLTTGFADLDLRLSGLQKSDLILLAARPSMGKTALMVNIASNAALKANAKVAMFSLEMSKSQLTQRIISSNTHLNLQKIISGDLNSEEWTKVVDILPKLSTLDIEIDDTSGISPIELKAKCRRLKMEKGLDLIVIDYLQLMQMGGRVESRQQEISAISRALKGIAKELEVPVIALSQLSRLPETRADHRPILSDLRESGAIEQDADVVMFLYRDEYYNADTEEPNVGEVIIAKHRNGPTGTVKLVFLPEFTKFVNMKKQ, encoded by the coding sequence ATGGACGATTTAGCACTAAAGATACCACCACATTCAGAGGAGGCAGAAGTTTCTCTTTTAGGAGCCATGATGCTTTCCAAAGAAGCTATTACATCCGCTGTCGAGGTACTAAGAGCAAAGGACTTTTATTCAGGAGCACATTCTGATATCTATACAGCTATGGTGAGTCTTTATAATTTAAACATGCCTGTGGATATAATCACAGTTTCCCAAGAACTAAAAAAGTTTAATGCTCTGGAAAAAGTCGGTGGCTTTACCTATCTATCAGATTTGTGTTCAAGTGTAGGAGCTGTTGGAAATGCTCCCTACTATGCAAAGATTATAAAAGAGAAATCTACCCTAAGAGAACTTATAAAAACTGGAGACGACTTGGTTAGCTCATCTTATGATCCGGCATCCACATCCGAGTCTGTACTTGAAAGAGCAGAGCAGAGTCTTTTTAACATAACACAAGATGCGAACAAGCAGGGTCTAGTTCCAATAAAAGAAGTTCTACTGCAAAACTTTTCGGAAATGCAAGAAAGAGCCAAGAATAAAACGGGGCTTACAGGTCTGACAACAGGATTTGCAGATTTAGACCTAAGACTATCGGGGCTACAAAAATCAGACTTGATTCTCTTAGCCGCAAGACCTTCTATGGGAAAGACTGCTCTTATGGTAAATATTGCATCAAATGCAGCTCTAAAAGCAAATGCCAAGGTTGCCATGTTCTCGCTCGAAATGAGCAAATCACAACTTACTCAGAGAATAATATCATCCAACACCCATTTGAATCTACAAAAAATCATATCGGGAGATTTGAATAGCGAAGAATGGACCAAGGTAGTGGACATCTTGCCAAAACTTTCCACCTTGGATATAGAAATAGATGACACTTCGGGCATATCGCCTATAGAACTAAAGGCAAAATGCAGAAGACTTAAAATGGAAAAGGGCTTGGATTTAATAGTAATAGACTATTTGCAACTCATGCAAATGGGAGGTAGAGTCGAGTCTAGACAACAAGAAATATCCGCCATATCCAGAGCCTTAAAAGGAATAGCTAAAGAGTTGGAAGTGCCAGTCATAGCCCTATCACAACTCTCAAGACTACCGGAAACAAGAGCAGACCACAGACCCATCCTCTCTGATTTAAGAGAATCGGGAGCCATAGAACAAGATGCTGACGTAGTCATGTTTTTGTATAGGGACGAGTACTACAATGCAGATACAGAAGAACCAAATGTTGGCGAAGTAATAATAGCCAAGCATAGGAACGGCCCAACAGGGACAGTCAAGTTAGTTTTTTTGCCAGAATTCACCAAATTTGTAAATATGAAAAAACAATAA
- the rplI gene encoding 50S ribosomal protein L9 produces the protein MKVILLKNISGLGKEGDLVDAKDGYARNFLFPRKAAIEANPENLAKWKEDKKEAEARERQNIKEAQELKKVLEKNIVHIEAKGGEKGRLFGAITSADIGKRLEEEYKIEVDKRKIELKDNIKQAGEYKVPYKIYQGVVADLRVHISVK, from the coding sequence ATGAAAGTAATATTATTAAAAAATATAAGTGGACTTGGAAAAGAAGGAGACTTGGTGGATGCTAAGGATGGCTATGCCAGAAATTTTTTATTTCCTCGCAAGGCTGCCATAGAAGCAAATCCAGAAAATCTGGCAAAGTGGAAAGAGGACAAGAAAGAAGCCGAAGCCAGAGAAAGACAAAATATAAAAGAGGCCCAAGAGCTAAAAAAAGTGCTTGAAAAAAATATTGTTCACATAGAAGCCAAGGGCGGCGAAAAAGGCAGACTTTTTGGTGCTATCACATCTGCTGATATAGGAAAAAGACTAGAAGAAGAATATAAGATAGAAGTCGATAAAAGAAAGATAGAACTAAAAGACAATATAAAACAAGCTGGAGAGTATAAAGTTCCATATAAAATTTATCAGGGAGTAGTTGCAGACTTAAGAGTACACATATCGGTGAAATAA
- a CDS encoding DHH family phosphoesterase: MDEDLKLKDFIGYFIASGILVVILIILKPILGLVGLIAYVAGIFYVAKTIEIKNKLSKENQKRLVKGTDSLAKKAVFNMPFPLVVTDNKGKILWHNTNFQKIFGEDSLVGMDFKSHIDLGGDDTEKKLDQGKAADVVIKDKHYLVYPAYSKDLENDQLGMSLFYFIDQDDYENLKETFDASSPIIAKIQVDNYTEAIDSCDEIKQPILTAEIDSTIRLYFSEYNSLVKKVDQDEFLVLMNAWGLEQIKAKRFDILDDMKELSVGNSIPITLSIGVSCKSFDFKSAYEEADTSLDIALARGGDQAAIRSGESYEYFGGKSKAVEKRNKVKARVLGTALRQLIDQASDVYIMGHKNADMDAIGSGIGVLAAVRNRQKKGYLVLDKSNPSIDNLISRMQLEEADLYTRIITCEEAINNISSNSLVIMVDNHKPSFTECPEITNMGNKIVIIDHHRRGSEFVIDPVLTYIEPYASSTSELVTEMLSYMADDFVLSQFEADALMSGIVVDTKNFTFQTGVRTFEAASILRRYGADMQRVKALFQDDYDTIRMRAEVVNAAQIYKNDIAISTLERESGNSILIAAQAADELLDINGVMASFVITRAKDKNHISGRSKGEISVQLILEKLGGGGHFNMAGAQVDGSIEEAKKALIGAIDQYLLEGEEKA, translated from the coding sequence ATGGATGAAGATTTAAAACTTAAAGACTTTATAGGATATTTTATAGCTAGCGGAATTTTGGTTGTAATTTTAATTATATTAAAGCCAATTCTGGGTCTTGTAGGTCTTATAGCCTATGTGGCTGGCATTTTTTATGTTGCTAAGACCATAGAAATAAAAAACAAGCTCAGTAAGGAAAATCAAAAAAGACTTGTGAAGGGGACGGATTCTCTTGCTAAAAAGGCTGTCTTTAATATGCCTTTTCCTCTTGTAGTAACTGACAACAAGGGCAAAATCCTCTGGCACAACACAAATTTTCAAAAAATTTTTGGAGAAGATTCCCTAGTGGGTATGGATTTTAAAAGTCATATAGATTTGGGCGGGGATGATACAGAGAAAAAACTAGACCAGGGCAAGGCTGCGGATGTGGTGATAAAGGACAAGCACTACTTGGTATATCCTGCCTATTCCAAAGATTTAGAAAATGACCAACTTGGTATGTCGCTTTTTTATTTTATAGATCAAGACGACTACGAGAATTTGAAAGAAACCTTTGATGCCTCATCTCCAATAATTGCAAAAATTCAAGTTGACAATTATACAGAGGCAATAGATTCTTGCGATGAAATCAAACAACCGATTTTAACAGCTGAAATAGATTCCACTATTAGACTTTATTTTTCCGAGTACAATTCCCTTGTAAAAAAAGTAGACCAAGATGAATTTTTAGTTTTGATGAATGCTTGGGGCTTAGAACAAATAAAGGCCAAGAGGTTTGACATACTCGATGATATGAAAGAGCTTTCGGTTGGCAACTCTATACCTATTACTCTTTCGATAGGCGTTTCTTGTAAGAGCTTTGATTTTAAAAGTGCCTACGAAGAAGCCGACACATCTTTAGATATAGCCCTTGCAAGAGGTGGAGATCAGGCAGCTATAAGAAGCGGAGAGTCATACGAGTATTTTGGGGGCAAATCCAAGGCTGTTGAAAAGAGAAACAAGGTAAAGGCTAGAGTCCTAGGCACAGCCCTTAGGCAACTTATAGATCAGGCGAGTGATGTTTACATCATGGGTCACAAAAATGCTGACATGGATGCAATAGGATCTGGGATAGGGGTCTTGGCTGCAGTTAGAAATAGGCAGAAGAAGGGATACCTAGTACTGGACAAGTCTAATCCTTCAATAGATAATTTAATTTCCAGAATGCAGCTTGAAGAAGCAGACCTTTATACAAGAATCATAACTTGCGAAGAAGCAATAAACAATATAAGCTCCAATTCACTAGTTATAATGGTAGACAACCACAAACCGTCATTTACAGAATGCCCAGAGATTACAAATATGGGAAACAAGATCGTAATTATAGACCATCACAGGAGAGGCTCGGAATTTGTAATTGACCCTGTGCTTACCTATATAGAACCTTACGCATCATCAACCTCTGAATTGGTTACAGAGATGCTCTCATATATGGCAGATGACTTTGTGCTTAGTCAATTCGAAGCTGATGCCCTTATGAGTGGTATAGTCGTAGATACTAAAAACTTCACCTTCCAAACGGGAGTAAGGACATTTGAAGCGGCATCTATTCTAAGAAGATATGGGGCTGATATGCAAAGGGTAAAGGCCCTTTTTCAAGATGACTATGACACCATAAGGATGAGGGCAGAGGTTGTAAATGCTGCTCAAATTTATAAAAATGACATAGCAATTTCAACTTTAGAAAGGGAGTCTGGCAACTCAATCTTAATAGCAGCTCAAGCAGCCGATGAACTTTTAGATATAAATGGAGTGATGGCATCTTTTGTCATAACAAGAGCCAAAGACAAAAACCACATCTCGGGCAGATCTAAAGGCGAAATCTCGGTCCAACTTATCCTAGAAAAGCTGGGTGGGGGCGGACATTTTAACATGGCTGGGGCCCAAGTTGATGGAAGTATAGAAGAAGCTAAAAAAGCGCTCATAGGCGCTATTGACCAATACTTATTAGAAGGTGAGGAAAAAGCATGA
- a CDS encoding YybS family protein, with the protein MEFFSKNLRTNLLIILKSIMIAIGGMFFPILYIFFPNDILYVGVKEGIVKGVFVFICVMGFVGVSLGVNFAMTLMTIFLPAIILMHYMISTKRKAKNTILVGALSIFVCTGLVLYSSGLKPEYFSSGKALEDFLHLTESVNLKNFKLNASTQLALTELFNAFVSTLPATLLCMALLISYLSLSYTGRKLLIEGQAINQPHKFSYLKFPRALGFIGLIIGILSLAFADSLKAYETYVLNLTLILNFIFIAEGLALAFFQLDKIRAPRFVKFVLFLLIIYFNPLQIMVAFLGMLDSVLNFRKLPDEVI; encoded by the coding sequence TTGGAATTTTTTAGCAAAAATTTGAGAACGAATCTTTTAATAATTCTCAAATCTATTATGATTGCAATCGGGGGAATGTTTTTCCCTATTTTATACATTTTCTTTCCCAATGACATTTTATATGTCGGGGTCAAAGAAGGAATAGTAAAAGGAGTATTCGTATTTATTTGCGTAATGGGTTTTGTCGGAGTAAGTCTTGGCGTAAATTTTGCTATGACCTTGATGACTATATTTTTGCCTGCAATAATTTTAATGCATTATATGATTTCAACTAAAAGAAAGGCTAAAAACACCATCTTGGTAGGAGCCTTGAGTATATTTGTCTGCACAGGTCTTGTACTTTATTCAAGTGGACTTAAACCCGAATACTTTTCATCTGGAAAGGCTTTGGAAGATTTTTTACATTTAACTGAGTCTGTGAATTTGAAAAATTTTAAGTTAAATGCCTCAACTCAGCTGGCTTTAACCGAGCTTTTTAATGCTTTTGTTTCAACTCTTCCTGCAACTTTACTGTGTATGGCTCTTCTAATATCTTATTTGAGTTTGAGTTATACTGGAAGGAAACTTCTAATTGAAGGGCAAGCAATAAATCAGCCACATAAGTTTAGTTATCTAAAGTTTCCAAGAGCCTTGGGCTTTATCGGCCTTATCATTGGCATCTTGAGCCTTGCTTTTGCTGATAGCTTAAAAGCTTATGAGACTTATGTTTTGAATTTAACCTTGATTTTGAATTTTATATTTATAGCTGAAGGGTTGGCTCTTGCTTTTTTTCAATTGGACAAGATAAGAGCACCAAGATTTGTAAAATTTGTACTTTTTCTGCTTATAATTTATTTCAACCCTTTGCAGATAATGGTAGCTTTTTTGGGAATGCTTGACTCCGTTTTAAACTTTAGAAAGCTTCCCGATGAGGTGATTTGA
- the rpsR gene encoding 30S ribosomal protein S18, producing MQRRFRSRRKVCAFCQDKEKEIDYKDVQTLKRFISDRGKILPRRITGSCAKHQRKITQEIKRARQIALLPYSAE from the coding sequence ATGCAAAGAAGATTTAGATCTAGAAGAAAAGTTTGTGCATTTTGTCAAGATAAGGAAAAAGAAATCGATTATAAAGACGTGCAAACTCTAAAGAGATTCATTTCTGATAGAGGAAAGATTCTTCCAAGAAGAATCACTGGATCTTGTGCTAAGCACCAAAGAAAGATCACTCAAGAAATTAAAAGAGCAAGACAAATCGCACTTTTACCATATAGTGCTGAATAA
- a CDS encoding single-stranded DNA-binding protein produces MNLVALFGRLVRDPELRYTQSQMAYCRFTVAVDRRMSREKRQEAESNNQPTADFIGCVAWGKTAEIISQYFQKGSQIAVDGRIQTGSYERDGRRVYTTDVVVNNFSFINSSQPGQAGGQKPQRQNPAPPVNSAYDQGGSFGDDDMSGFYPVDNDEIPF; encoded by the coding sequence ATGAACCTTGTAGCCTTATTCGGAAGATTAGTAAGAGATCCAGAGCTCAGATATACTCAAAGCCAAATGGCATATTGCAGATTTACTGTAGCTGTGGATAGAAGAATGTCAAGAGAAAAAAGACAAGAAGCGGAATCAAACAATCAGCCAACAGCAGATTTTATAGGCTGTGTGGCATGGGGAAAAACAGCAGAAATCATTTCACAATATTTTCAAAAGGGCTCTCAAATTGCCGTAGATGGCAGGATCCAAACTGGGTCTTATGAGAGAGATGGAAGAAGAGTCTACACAACTGATGTTGTTGTCAACAATTTCAGCTTTATAAACTCTTCTCAACCAGGACAAGCTGGAGGCCAAAAGCCTCAAAGACAAAATCCAGCTCCACCTGTAAATTCTGCCTATGATCAAGGCGGAAGCTTCGGAGATGACGACATGAGTGGTTTTTATCCCGTTGACAATGATGAGATTCCATTCTAA
- the rpsF gene encoding 30S ribosomal protein S6 — MKHYEVVLMFYPKFEEEKRQQAFDRLKSILETEGKVNKVDDWGMRKLAYEIQYNKEAYYTLVDFEANAQTVKEFDRVAKILDPVMRHMIVNLDK, encoded by the coding sequence ATGAAACACTACGAAGTTGTTTTAATGTTTTATCCTAAGTTTGAAGAAGAAAAGAGACAACAAGCTTTCGACAGATTGAAATCTATTCTTGAAACTGAAGGCAAAGTAAACAAAGTTGACGACTGGGGTATGAGAAAGTTAGCTTATGAAATTCAATATAACAAAGAAGCCTACTACACACTTGTAGACTTTGAAGCAAATGCTCAAACAGTTAAGGAATTTGATAGAGTTGCTAAAATTCTTGATCCAGTTATGAGACACATGATTGTAAACTTAGATAAATAA
- the ilvA gene encoding threonine ammonia-lyase, giving the protein MEFTKIEKAYERIGKKVKKTPLIPLKTIGQDAYIKMESLQITGSFKIRGALNKILSLSKEELEKGVIACSAGNHAQGVAMSAREQGIKSTICIPSIAPISKIEATKALGAEVVLVPTTFDDAKKRAYELAKENGYTFIHPFDDEEVIAGQGTIAIEILEQLSDVDIIVVPIGGGGLISGVALAAKTLKPEIQIIGVEAATAASMNESIRLGKIIELTSASSMADGIAVKRPGELTYAITKQYVDKIVLVSESEISGAVLALMEQEKIVAEGAGATSVAALMYNKFDCKDKKVVCLLSGGNIDMTRISKVIEKGLYKTKRTMEIIINLNDYPGEMNKLTKLFDDIGANIVGINQEVDLFGDFIDTMRVRVKLATRDLTHQDEIKLALSSAGYEFS; this is encoded by the coding sequence ATGGAATTTACTAAAATAGAAAAAGCCTACGAAAGGATAGGCAAAAAGGTTAAAAAAACGCCTTTGATACCTTTAAAAACCATAGGACAAGACGCTTATATAAAAATGGAATCACTTCAAATTACAGGCTCTTTTAAAATAAGGGGAGCTCTAAATAAGATTTTAAGTCTTTCAAAGGAAGAACTGGAAAAAGGAGTTATCGCTTGCTCTGCAGGAAACCATGCTCAAGGGGTCGCCATGTCTGCTAGAGAGCAAGGCATAAAGTCTACAATTTGCATACCAAGCATAGCGCCAATTTCAAAAATTGAAGCGACTAAGGCCCTAGGAGCCGAAGTTGTTTTGGTGCCAACGACCTTTGATGATGCCAAAAAAAGGGCATATGAACTTGCAAAAGAAAATGGATATACCTTTATTCACCCTTTTGATGACGAAGAAGTAATTGCAGGTCAGGGGACTATTGCGATAGAAATTTTGGAGCAACTTTCTGATGTTGATATAATAGTAGTACCCATAGGTGGTGGAGGACTTATATCTGGAGTTGCTCTTGCAGCCAAAACTTTAAAGCCAGAAATTCAGATAATAGGTGTTGAGGCTGCAACAGCTGCATCCATGAATGAGTCAATAAGACTTGGAAAAATTATAGAACTTACAAGTGCCTCTAGTATGGCCGATGGGATAGCTGTAAAAAGACCAGGAGAGCTTACTTATGCCATAACCAAGCAATACGTCGACAAGATTGTCTTGGTATCCGAGTCGGAAATTTCAGGAGCAGTCTTGGCTCTTATGGAACAAGAAAAAATAGTAGCCGAGGGTGCAGGAGCTACTAGTGTGGCTGCTCTTATGTATAATAAATTCGATTGCAAGGACAAAAAAGTAGTCTGCCTTTTATCCGGAGGCAATATTGATATGACGAGAATTTCCAAGGTAATAGAAAAGGGACTTTATAAGACCAAGAGGACTATGGAAATCATAATAAACTTAAATGACTATCCCGGTGAAATGAATAAGCTCACTAAGCTTTTTGATGATATAGGAGCCAATATTGTAGGAATAAATCAAGAAGTGGACTTGTTTGGAGATTTTATAGATACAATGAGGGTAAGAGTTAAGCTAGCAACAAGAGATCTGACCCACCAAGATGAGATTAAGCTCGCTCTTAGCTCGGCAGGATATGAATTTTCTTGA
- a CDS encoding DMT family transporter, whose amino-acid sequence MKIKFDLNSAILLFIGAIIWGFAFVFQARGMNHIGPFTFTALRSIIAFLFSLIVVVMLPSLSKTQREKTKENYLSNIAAVRGGIYAGIVIFIGMSFQQVGIIYTSAGKAGFITALYIVMVPILGLIFNKKMLPIKVWLCLLISIIGFYLISIRGKVHISKGDLYVFIGSLFYAVHILILSHFSPRTDGIKLNGMQFLVAGILSLSVAVFKEKIDIKSIYEAGLDILFVGILSSGVAYTLQIIGLKKMDPTLATMISSTESIFAVVGGVWILKETLTSTEFIGCFLVFFATIFAQLPEGFLKKNKISKSAD is encoded by the coding sequence ATGAAAATAAAATTTGATTTAAATAGTGCAATTCTACTCTTCATAGGTGCCATAATATGGGGATTTGCTTTCGTTTTCCAAGCAAGAGGGATGAATCATATAGGACCTTTTACCTTTACCGCTCTAAGGTCTATAATAGCGTTCCTATTCTCCTTGATAGTAGTAGTGATGCTGCCAAGCTTATCCAAGACCCAAAGAGAAAAGACCAAAGAAAATTATTTGAGTAATATAGCAGCTGTGAGAGGCGGAATTTATGCTGGTATTGTAATATTTATTGGAATGAGTTTCCAACAAGTTGGTATTATCTATACAAGCGCCGGCAAGGCTGGGTTTATAACTGCCCTTTATATTGTAATGGTTCCCATTCTCGGGCTTATTTTCAATAAAAAGATGCTTCCCATAAAGGTCTGGTTATGCCTTTTGATTTCAATTATAGGCTTTTATCTTATAAGCATAAGAGGTAAAGTGCACATATCAAAGGGGGATCTCTACGTCTTTATAGGTTCTTTGTTTTATGCCGTTCACATATTGATTCTTTCACATTTCTCCCCGAGAACAGACGGTATAAAGCTAAATGGTATGCAATTTTTAGTGGCAGGGATTTTATCTCTTTCTGTTGCCGTCTTTAAAGAAAAAATAGATATAAAGTCCATATATGAAGCAGGTTTAGACATCCTCTTTGTGGGGATTTTATCTTCTGGTGTAGCCTATACCCTTCAAATTATCGGACTAAAGAAAATGGATCCGACCTTGGCGACTATGATATCTTCTACCGAGTCAATTTTTGCGGTGGTGGGAGGAGTTTGGATTCTAAAAGAAACTCTTACAAGTACAGAGTTTATAGGATGTTTTTTGGTATTTTTTGCGACCATATTCGCCCAGCTGCCAGAAGGATTTTTAAAGAAAAATAAAATTTCTAAATCAGCAGATTAG
- a CDS encoding sodium-translocating pyrophosphatase gives MIVENILYVAPIVGVIALLFALFKSSFVAKHDAGNERMKEISSYIHDGAMAFLSREYKALLIFVIVLFVILTLGINLKTAICFIFGSLFSAIAGYIGMQVATKANVRTAQAAKTHGLGRALDVAFSGGAVMGMCVVGLGIIGISIAYWIFKDVNIITGFSLGASSIALFSRVGGGIYTKAADVGADLVGKVESNIPEDDPRNPAVIADNVGDNVGDVAGMGADLFESYVGALLSVITLGVAAHEAIGVAYGLGIAAVGILASIIAAFFVKGDKNPQKALNGGTYIASIVTIIVAFFMSKHLFGDFKAFVPVIAGILVGLLISKFTEYYTSDEHKPVKHIAEESETGHSTNIIAGLSVGMMSTVGPIIMVAIGIIVAYAGGGGTSNPIEGLYGIALAAVGMLSTAGMTIAVDAYGPIADNAGGIAEMCELPEEVREITDSLDSVGNTTAAIGKGFAIGSAALTALALFVSYIEATKLPNINIVKPEVIAGAFIGGMLPFAFSAMTMSAVGNAASAMIDEVRRQFREIPGIMEGKAKPEYAKCVDISTSAALREMIVPGLIAVIVPVLVGILLGAEALGGLQAGALVTGVLMAIFMSNAGGAWDNAKKYIEGGTHGGKGSDAHKAAVTGDTVGDPFKDTSGPSLNILIKLITVVSLVFAPLFIKFGGILLKF, from the coding sequence ATGATAGTAGAAAATATTTTGTATGTAGCTCCAATTGTTGGTGTTATTGCACTTCTATTCGCTCTTTTTAAGTCAAGTTTTGTAGCAAAACATGATGCAGGAAATGAAAGAATGAAGGAAATTTCATCATATATACATGATGGGGCTATGGCTTTTTTATCAAGAGAATATAAGGCATTATTAATTTTTGTAATCGTATTATTCGTTATACTGACTCTTGGTATTAACCTAAAAACAGCTATTTGTTTCATTTTTGGTTCCTTATTCTCTGCAATCGCAGGCTATATAGGAATGCAAGTTGCAACAAAGGCAAATGTTAGAACTGCTCAAGCAGCAAAGACTCATGGCTTGGGAAGAGCACTTGATGTTGCTTTCTCGGGTGGCGCTGTAATGGGCATGTGTGTAGTAGGACTTGGAATCATAGGTATTTCAATTGCTTATTGGATTTTTAAAGATGTAAATATAATAACAGGCTTCTCCTTGGGAGCTTCTTCAATCGCTCTTTTCTCAAGAGTTGGTGGAGGAATCTATACCAAGGCAGCAGACGTTGGAGCAGACCTTGTAGGTAAGGTTGAATCAAACATCCCTGAAGACGACCCTAGAAACCCAGCTGTAATAGCCGACAATGTTGGAGACAATGTTGGAGACGTTGCAGGTATGGGAGCTGACCTTTTCGAATCTTATGTTGGAGCTCTTTTATCTGTAATAACACTTGGTGTTGCAGCCCATGAAGCCATAGGTGTAGCTTATGGATTGGGAATTGCAGCTGTCGGAATATTGGCATCAATAATCGCAGCCTTCTTTGTAAAGGGCGACAAAAACCCACAAAAGGCTCTAAACGGGGGAACTTATATAGCTTCTATTGTAACAATTATAGTAGCTTTCTTCATGTCCAAACATTTATTTGGAGATTTCAAGGCTTTCGTACCTGTAATAGCTGGTATTTTGGTAGGTCTTTTGATTTCTAAATTCACTGAATACTATACATCAGATGAACATAAACCAGTAAAGCATATAGCGGAAGAATCTGAAACTGGCCACTCAACAAATATAATAGCTGGTCTTTCGGTTGGTATGATGTCAACAGTAGGCCCTATAATAATGGTTGCAATCGGCATTATCGTAGCCTATGCAGGTGGTGGCGGAACAAGCAATCCTATAGAAGGTCTATATGGAATAGCACTTGCAGCAGTAGGTATGCTTTCAACAGCTGGTATGACAATTGCAGTTGACGCTTATGGTCCAATAGCAGACAATGCTGGTGGTATAGCTGAAATGTGCGAGCTTCCAGAAGAAGTAAGAGAAATCACAGACTCTCTTGACTCAGTAGGAAATACTACTGCAGCTATTGGAAAGGGATTTGCAATCGGTTCAGCCGCTTTGACAGCCCTTGCTCTTTTCGTATCATATATCGAAGCAACTAAGCTTCCAAATATAAACATAGTAAAACCTGAAGTAATAGCAGGAGCTTTTATAGGTGGTATGCTTCCTTTCGCATTCTCTGCTATGACCATGAGCGCTGTTGGTAATGCAGCCTCAGCTATGATTGACGAAGTAAGAAGACAATTTAGAGAAATCCCAGGCATCATGGAAGGAAAGGCTAAACCGGAATATGCTAAGTGCGTTGACATTTCTACATCAGCAGCTCTTAGAGAAATGATTGTTCCAGGTCTTATAGCAGTAATTGTTCCAGTTTTAGTAGGAATTCTTTTGGGAGCAGAAGCTCTTGGAGGACTTCAAGCCGGAGCTCTTGTAACGGGCGTTCTAATGGCAATCTTCATGTCAAATGCCGGTGGAGCTTGGGACAATGCTAAGAAGTATATAGAAGGTGGCACTCACGGCGGAAAGGGCTCTGATGCACACAAGGCCGCTGTAACAGGAGATACAGTCGGAGATCCATTTAAGGACACTTCAGGTCCTTCCTTGAACATCCTAATAAAACTTATAACTGTAGTTTCATTAGTGTTCGCACCCCTATTTATAAAATTTGGAGGAATACTCCTTAAATTCTAA
- the secG gene encoding preprotein translocase subunit SecG, producing the protein MNTLLSIIIVITSIIIIVAVAMMESEQAGLGTLDGSVESLWGKNKGSGKKEILNRTTIVASIIFAIALVVMSAI; encoded by the coding sequence ATGAACACATTACTTTCAATTATAATTGTAATTACAAGCATAATAATTATAGTTGCTGTGGCAATGATGGAAAGCGAACAAGCTGGTCTAGGCACTCTAGACGGCAGCGTAGAATCTCTCTGGGGCAAGAATAAAGGCTCAGGAAAAAAAGAGATTTTAAACAGGACTACCATAGTAGCATCCATAATCTTTGCGATTGCTCTAGTTGTCATGTCAGCAATCTAA